From Rudanella lutea DSM 19387, a single genomic window includes:
- a CDS encoding SusC/RagA family TonB-linked outer membrane protein, translated as MTPTLRPRTTGRAAQRTGPHPLLPGRSVLMALLLTLLTLPFATAQQTRITVTGTVADAKGGTLPGVNILVQGTNTGTTTDADGRFSIQVPSERSIFLFSSIGFLKKAVTVGNQKKLTVTLAEDNNSLEEVVVVGYGEVRKKDVTGSVGKANVEEMQRASVPSYDQALAGRIAGVVVTSGDGQPGSAANIVVRGSSVSQDSSPLFVIDGFPIENMDINAINPNDIESLEVLKDASSIAIYGARGANGVILITTKRGKPGPVRVTYNVSGGVQRDVRRVKMMSPYEFVRLQLELDSITSTPAAPFNRFRAIYLGQNDPNNTLESYRNVAGTDWQDQVLRQGSQMTHSLNISGGNADTRFAVSGSLFDQKGIVINTGLRRYDGRFSLDQHIRSRLKVGLAGSYANTSTYGTVPSGANGGGVVQGMWQYRPVSGLGNQDLAAALIDSIAFQDFSSGNSTASLGDNLINPLVQAQNEYRKNINNTATINAYLEYSFLDHFKLRISGGLNTTTLRQETFYNSQTIQGNLFRNAAGAIANPNGINGGYTNVINGNWLNENILSYRNRFGKDHSLDALVGFTYQYARTASHGFRVINIPPATEYLGIISLNTGTATGPATSGSHWQMFSFLARANYTFRDRYLFTFSARSDGSSKFTPGKQWGYFPSGAFAWRFGAEPFMKKFSYILSDGKLRLSYGAVGNNKVGDFSYLSQYGALNTGHGYPFNNNYSLGVVPFFYGNDNLTWETTNEFDLGLNLSFLNNRIELEADYYNRRTRNFLLGVPLPFLAGYSNGTNSQFQNTGNLRNSGFEFTLQTTNVQRKNFSWTSNFNISFNRSKILNFYDGLDARLTAWGLPGGASAWIARAGAPISQFYGYKWGGVYQFDDFDRLANGAYVLRNGVPTYSANVQPGDPKYVDINGDGVVDANDQTTLGTPLPIHTGGLSNNFTYKGLTLSVFTQWSYGNKVLNANRIAFESTGGYFLNGNQFATYADRWTPSNPTNDIPRARYNLKGDAGSPNPRPSSRVIEDASFLRIKTVQLSYGLPAVWAKKISANSIRVFGSAQNLFTFTRYSGIDPEVSTYRSPNPANSPIGGTGVNATATGTGYTFIQPSSGYSVLAGGYDFTPYPRAITITAGATVTF; from the coding sequence ATGACACCAACTTTACGCCCCCGAACTACTGGCCGGGCCGCTCAACGCACAGGCCCGCACCCATTGCTGCCGGGCCGATCGGTACTGATGGCTCTGCTACTGACCCTGCTGACCTTGCCATTTGCCACGGCCCAACAAACCCGGATTACCGTAACCGGCACGGTAGCCGACGCCAAAGGGGGTACCCTGCCGGGCGTGAACATTCTGGTGCAGGGCACCAACACCGGCACCACCACCGATGCCGACGGCCGGTTTTCGATCCAGGTGCCCTCTGAGCGCAGCATCTTCCTGTTCAGCTCGATTGGATTTCTGAAAAAGGCCGTGACCGTGGGCAACCAGAAAAAACTGACCGTTACCCTTGCCGAAGACAACAACAGCCTGGAAGAGGTGGTCGTGGTGGGGTACGGCGAAGTGCGGAAAAAAGACGTGACTGGCTCTGTGGGCAAGGCCAACGTGGAAGAGATGCAACGGGCTTCGGTTCCCTCGTACGATCAGGCACTGGCGGGTCGCATTGCCGGGGTCGTGGTTACTTCCGGCGACGGTCAGCCCGGCTCGGCCGCCAACATTGTGGTGCGGGGCAGCTCGGTCAGTCAGGACTCGTCGCCCCTGTTTGTGATCGACGGGTTTCCGATCGAGAACATGGACATCAACGCCATCAATCCCAACGACATTGAATCGCTCGAAGTGCTGAAAGATGCGTCGTCTATTGCCATTTACGGTGCCCGCGGGGCAAACGGCGTTATTCTGATCACCACGAAGCGGGGCAAACCCGGCCCGGTGCGGGTTACCTACAACGTGTCGGGCGGGGTTCAGCGCGACGTGCGCCGGGTTAAAATGATGAGCCCGTACGAGTTTGTACGGCTACAGCTCGAACTCGACAGCATCACGAGCACCCCGGCCGCGCCCTTCAACCGGTTCCGGGCCATTTACCTCGGCCAAAACGACCCCAACAACACCCTCGAATCGTACCGCAATGTGGCCGGCACCGACTGGCAGGATCAGGTGCTGCGGCAGGGGTCGCAGATGACCCACTCGCTCAACATCAGCGGGGGCAACGCCGACACCCGGTTTGCCGTGTCGGGTTCGCTTTTCGACCAGAAAGGGATTGTGATCAACACGGGTCTACGCCGGTACGACGGCCGTTTCAGCCTCGATCAGCACATCCGGAGCCGCCTGAAAGTCGGGCTCGCGGGTAGTTACGCCAACACCTCAACCTACGGCACGGTACCCTCAGGGGCCAACGGGGGCGGGGTGGTGCAGGGCATGTGGCAGTACCGCCCGGTATCGGGGCTGGGCAATCAGGACCTGGCTGCGGCTCTGATCGACAGCATCGCCTTTCAGGACTTTTCGAGCGGCAACAGCACGGCCTCGCTCGGCGACAACCTGATTAACCCGTTGGTACAGGCACAAAACGAGTACCGGAAAAACATTAACAACACGGCTACCATCAACGCGTATCTGGAGTACTCGTTTCTGGATCATTTCAAACTGCGTATTTCGGGCGGCCTGAACACCACCACCCTGCGGCAGGAGACGTTTTACAACTCACAAACCATTCAGGGTAACCTATTCCGCAATGCGGCCGGGGCCATTGCCAATCCCAACGGCATCAACGGCGGGTACACCAACGTGATCAACGGCAACTGGCTCAACGAGAACATCCTGAGCTACCGAAACCGGTTCGGCAAAGACCACAGCCTCGACGCCCTCGTGGGGTTCACGTACCAGTACGCCCGCACGGCCTCGCACGGGTTCCGGGTCATCAACATCCCGCCCGCCACCGAGTACCTCGGCATTATCAGCCTCAACACGGGTACGGCTACAGGACCGGCTACGTCGGGCTCGCACTGGCAGATGTTCTCGTTTCTGGCTCGCGCCAACTACACCTTCCGCGACCGCTACCTGTTTACGTTCTCGGCCCGGTCGGATGGGTCGTCGAAGTTCACGCCCGGTAAGCAGTGGGGCTATTTCCCGTCGGGGGCGTTTGCGTGGCGGTTTGGGGCAGAACCCTTCATGAAGAAATTCAGCTATATTCTGAGCGACGGCAAGTTGCGGCTCAGCTACGGGGCTGTGGGCAACAACAAAGTGGGCGATTTTAGTTACCTCTCGCAGTACGGAGCCCTGAACACGGGCCACGGCTACCCGTTTAACAATAATTACAGCCTTGGCGTAGTGCCCTTTTTCTACGGCAACGACAACCTGACCTGGGAAACCACCAATGAGTTTGACCTCGGTTTGAACCTGTCGTTCCTGAACAACCGCATCGAACTTGAAGCCGACTACTACAACCGCCGGACCCGCAACTTTTTGCTGGGTGTACCACTTCCGTTTCTGGCAGGTTACAGCAATGGAACGAACTCACAGTTTCAGAACACGGGGAACCTCCGCAACTCGGGCTTCGAGTTTACGTTGCAAACCACCAACGTGCAGCGCAAAAACTTTAGCTGGACGAGCAATTTCAACATCAGCTTCAACCGGAGCAAGATCCTGAACTTTTACGACGGCCTCGACGCCCGACTCACGGCCTGGGGGTTGCCCGGTGGCGCGTCGGCATGGATAGCCCGCGCCGGAGCCCCCATTTCGCAGTTCTACGGCTACAAGTGGGGCGGGGTGTATCAGTTTGACGATTTCGACCGGCTGGCCAACGGGGCTTACGTGTTGCGCAACGGCGTACCCACCTACTCGGCCAACGTGCAGCCCGGCGACCCAAAGTACGTAGACATCAACGGCGATGGCGTAGTGGATGCCAACGATCAGACTACCCTCGGCACTCCGCTACCCATCCACACCGGTGGTTTGTCGAACAACTTTACCTACAAAGGGCTCACCCTGAGCGTATTTACCCAGTGGAGCTACGGCAACAAGGTGCTCAATGCCAACCGAATCGCGTTTGAATCGACGGGCGGGTATTTCCTCAACGGTAATCAGTTTGCCACCTACGCCGACCGCTGGACCCCCTCGAACCCAACGAACGATATTCCACGGGCGCGCTACAACCTCAAGGGCGACGCCGGATCGCCCAACCCCCGGCCTTCATCGCGGGTGATCGAAGACGCATCGTTTTTGCGTATTAAAACCGTGCAGCTGAGCTACGGCCTGCCCGCTGTTTGGGCCAAAAAAATCAGCGCCAACAGCATCCGGGTGTTTGGGTCGGCGCAGAACCTGTTCACGTTTACCCGCTACTCGGGCATTGACCCCGAAGTATCGACGTACCGTTCACCGAACCCGGCCAACAGCCCGATTGGGGGTACGGGTGTCAACGCTACGGCAACCGGCACGGGCTACACGTTTATTCAACCCAGCTCAGGCTATTCGGTGCTGGCGGGTGGCTACGATTTCACGCCCTACCCCCGCGCCATCACAATCACAGCCGGTGCTACCGTCACGTTCTAA
- a CDS encoding glycoside hydrolase family 88/105 protein — protein sequence MKTISLFLVALLGWGGHVAAQPGATETPLAVVKRIGDKLIRDTPFRYQLVPRPVGQTFNGLHVVDFGRSLTLGKPAVAYAYTHLTSPQAQTLTMQVEHNDGCKIWLNGQVVYEKEGDHSIKLEHEERSIELPNQLQLTLKEGANQLLIKSETRGNEWRVYLQPPSQKGAILAQKITYPAIGLANVPDVDPRVAKMTNWLIMGPFANPTTANARTGLRTAYGPEKEIRFGRMYVGLDSPVTWTIPKVDVLGDLIDSKEWGTNYHWNYHNGGVAWAMQHLAELSGQKQYDEYASRFCDFQLESIPFVSHQVGALNAVTSANYHLVNTPLLDFTLAPSIPFVYRLRQQPTFARRSEYVQFIDKMLHYAQNEQLRLPGSGIYTRTTPEKYTTWVDDMFMGIPFLVQASRYVTDPAQKKAFLDDAASQVMGFNEQVWDADANLYMHARYSNRPAKLPHWSRANGWAVWAMSEVLMNLPADHPRYKPILNHFRKHMESLARLQDKSGFWLNVLDRPDSPREVSGTAIFAMGMARGIQHGWLDAKRFKPAVMNAWDALKTQIDPDGTVHNICMGTMCSEDVNYYLTRPFYDNDTHGLFAVLFAGIEIEKMLNNQPPTQSGR from the coding sequence ATGAAAACGATTTCTTTGTTTCTCGTTGCCCTGCTCGGCTGGGGCGGCCACGTAGCGGCTCAGCCGGGCGCGACCGAAACCCCGCTGGCGGTGGTGAAGCGCATCGGCGACAAACTCATCCGCGACACCCCCTTCCGGTATCAGCTGGTGCCCCGGCCCGTGGGTCAGACTTTCAACGGCCTGCACGTAGTCGACTTCGGGCGTAGCCTGACTCTCGGTAAACCCGCCGTTGCCTACGCCTACACCCACCTCACCAGCCCTCAGGCTCAGACCCTGACCATGCAGGTAGAGCATAACGATGGCTGCAAGATCTGGCTCAACGGTCAGGTAGTTTACGAAAAAGAAGGCGACCACAGCATCAAACTGGAGCACGAAGAGCGGAGCATTGAACTCCCCAATCAGTTGCAGCTGACGCTGAAAGAAGGCGCCAACCAACTGCTCATTAAATCGGAAACGCGCGGCAACGAATGGCGGGTGTACCTGCAACCGCCGAGCCAGAAAGGGGCGATTCTGGCCCAGAAAATAACCTACCCGGCCATTGGGCTGGCCAACGTGCCCGACGTAGACCCCCGTGTGGCCAAAATGACCAATTGGCTTATCATGGGGCCGTTTGCCAACCCGACCACGGCCAACGCCCGCACGGGCCTGCGCACGGCGTACGGGCCCGAAAAAGAGATTCGGTTTGGGCGAATGTATGTTGGTCTCGACAGCCCCGTAACCTGGACTATTCCGAAAGTTGATGTGTTGGGCGACCTGATCGACTCGAAGGAATGGGGCACCAACTACCACTGGAACTACCATAACGGGGGTGTTGCCTGGGCCATGCAGCACTTAGCCGAACTATCGGGCCAGAAACAATACGACGAATACGCCAGCCGGTTTTGCGATTTCCAGCTCGAAAGTATCCCGTTTGTGAGTCATCAGGTAGGCGCTCTCAACGCCGTAACTTCGGCCAACTACCATCTGGTAAACACGCCCCTGCTCGATTTCACGCTCGCGCCCTCTATCCCGTTTGTGTACCGGCTACGGCAACAACCAACTTTTGCCCGACGCTCGGAGTACGTACAGTTTATCGACAAAATGCTCCACTACGCTCAGAACGAACAGCTTCGGTTGCCGGGCTCGGGCATTTACACCCGCACTACACCGGAGAAATACACCACCTGGGTCGACGATATGTTTATGGGCATCCCGTTTCTGGTGCAGGCCTCACGCTACGTGACCGACCCGGCGCAGAAAAAAGCCTTTCTGGACGATGCCGCGAGTCAGGTGATGGGCTTCAACGAACAGGTGTGGGACGCCGACGCCAACCTCTACATGCACGCCCGCTACTCAAACCGTCCGGCCAAACTCCCGCACTGGTCGCGGGCCAACGGCTGGGCCGTGTGGGCCATGAGTGAGGTACTCATGAACCTCCCCGCCGACCACCCCCGGTACAAACCCATACTGAATCATTTCCGCAAACACATGGAATCGCTGGCTCGCCTGCAGGACAAGAGCGGATTCTGGCTCAACGTGCTCGACCGGCCCGACTCACCCAGGGAGGTGTCTGGAACGGCCATTTTCGCGATGGGCATGGCACGCGGGATTCAGCACGGCTGGCTCGACGCCAAACGATTTAAACCGGCGGTCATGAACGCCTGGGATGCCCTCAAAACCCAGATCGACCCCGACGGCACGGTGCACAACATCTGTATGGGTACCATGTGCTCCGAAGATGTGAACTACTACCTCACGCGCCCCTTCTACGACAACGACACCCACGGCCTGTTTGCGGTGTTGTTTGCCGGTATCGAAATCGAAAAAATGCTCAATAACCAACCCCCGACCCAATCGGGCCGCTGA
- a CDS encoding hybrid sensor histidine kinase/response regulator transcription factor: MMDFYPNRTIPCLSFLARWACLLAGLVGAYLSHAGPVLQTENRPVIISDLLFEHFRSRQGLPDDRIRAFHQDRQGYLWVGTMNGLARYDGYSFRKFYRQPGPNGLVGNWINAICEDSSGNLWFGTKEGLSFFDRQREQFTSFRQQPGKANSLVNNLITSLCFDRQGVLWIGTAGGLCAYDPARQTFRQYRQYPLNEYIARIIRSDGPYLWVATNAGPVRFDVRTQTGQHFPVEARPGPYGERFWSVIELNRQLYLGTGAEGLLRLRFDAKQNRYVGFESVNRFAGSTASLDRTEIYDICPTPAGGVWLGTNRGVAYIDRLGHPDARLQLVQHNPVVEQSLSHDRVYRLLLDRTQVLWCGTEMGLNKLDLGQMPFRYFTFANQQSKDQIRSITADRRGTIWLGTSKSGLYAYQPADRSSAYYRLGTDAGFQNYHRSVAIDSAQRLYVGTLNGVFRLDAARPSAVIDVLPGTTVFAMLTDSRGRVWIGTRQGLLRIGPDGSRTNVPIRAANAELVRAIFEDHRGGIWIGFENAGLFYLDPNTGQVTHLSATSAGQGLLGSTVYAIVEQPKGTIWVGTESGLNKLTLGPAHRNRGTSTPGPIMVAQYTEKDGLPDPSVNGILPDRQGHLWMSTLKGLVRFEPANASVRVYLPTLIFSHNCHYRFPDGRLVFGTADGFVLFDPARIPTDDSPPRVVIDNLKLFNREVSIGQTLNDDVLLPRTLSDLPTLQLNYRNNVFTVGFTALHFVNPARNRYGYRLVGFDRNWTLTDAGNRSATYTNLDPGTYRFEVRAANNVGHWVSAPTVLTVEMLPPPWKTWWAYTLYVLLLAGALYAVGRYLLLVARQRQQLLFEQREKEQMQKLNGLKLEFFTDISHEFRTPLTLITSPVEDLLTNPNLDRKTRATVQLIQRNCQKLLHLLDELMTFQKLEQGKLKLKPEELDLVAFAREVFDSFEPLTVKNGLDYRFTASTPSLRFTGDPDKLEKILNNLLNNAIKFTPSGGYVQLKLTVNPGLQQVVIEVEDSGKGITPDERQHLFERFFQSETNKYGVGVGLSLTKSLVELHGGQIGVESEPGRRTCFTITLPAPLAPLTTAAPPVVREVAPEPLTPALPTRPVLPLRDDRPVLLIADDHDDILDYLEGLFAHSYRIVRAANGVEALRAIGKGEPDLIISDVMMPEMDGITLCRTLKTDLNTCHIPLILLTARSAIAHQIEGIGTGADDYVPKPFHPELLRVRVQSLLESRQRLFEKFRAGGAVLPKDIARNPLDEAFLQKVMDIVTANLSNDEFSVEQLGEGVNMSRSNLFRKLKALTDQTPVEFIYYLRLKHAEQLLLERRLNISQIAFEVGFKSASAFSKAFRNQFGKAPSEYLSDKLAGQLSP, from the coding sequence ATGATGGACTTCTATCCCAACCGAACTATACCTTGCTTATCGTTTCTGGCCCGATGGGCTTGCCTCCTCGCCGGTCTTGTGGGCGCATATCTGTCCCATGCCGGGCCAGTCCTGCAAACCGAAAACCGGCCGGTCATTATCTCCGACTTGTTATTTGAGCATTTCCGTAGCCGACAGGGTCTGCCCGACGACCGCATCCGGGCGTTCCATCAGGATCGGCAGGGTTACCTCTGGGTGGGTACAATGAACGGGCTCGCCCGATACGATGGGTACTCATTTCGGAAATTCTACCGGCAGCCGGGACCGAACGGGCTGGTGGGTAACTGGATCAATGCCATCTGCGAAGACAGCAGCGGGAATCTGTGGTTTGGCACCAAAGAAGGACTGAGTTTTTTCGACCGGCAACGCGAGCAGTTTACCAGCTTCCGGCAGCAGCCCGGCAAGGCAAATTCATTGGTCAACAACCTGATTACCTCGCTTTGTTTTGATCGGCAGGGGGTGTTGTGGATTGGCACAGCGGGTGGGTTGTGCGCCTACGACCCGGCCCGGCAGACGTTTCGGCAGTACCGGCAATACCCGCTCAACGAGTACATCGCCCGAATTATCCGCTCCGATGGCCCCTACCTCTGGGTGGCGACCAATGCCGGGCCGGTGCGGTTCGATGTGCGGACGCAGACCGGGCAGCACTTTCCGGTCGAAGCCCGACCCGGTCCCTACGGGGAGCGGTTCTGGTCGGTGATTGAACTGAACCGCCAACTGTACTTAGGCACGGGAGCTGAGGGTTTGCTCCGGCTCCGGTTCGATGCCAAACAGAACCGCTACGTGGGCTTTGAATCGGTGAACCGGTTTGCAGGCAGCACGGCCTCCCTCGACCGCACCGAGATTTACGATATTTGCCCGACGCCCGCGGGGGGCGTGTGGCTGGGTACCAACCGGGGCGTGGCCTATATTGACCGGCTGGGGCACCCCGACGCCCGTTTGCAACTGGTACAACACAACCCCGTGGTGGAGCAAAGCCTCAGCCACGACCGGGTATACCGGCTTCTGCTCGACCGAACGCAGGTGCTTTGGTGCGGCACCGAGATGGGGCTGAACAAGCTCGATCTGGGTCAGATGCCTTTTCGGTATTTCACCTTTGCCAATCAACAGTCTAAAGATCAGATCCGTAGTATCACCGCCGACCGCCGGGGCACCATCTGGCTCGGCACGAGTAAATCGGGCCTGTATGCTTACCAACCCGCCGACCGCTCGTCGGCGTATTATCGGCTGGGTACCGATGCCGGTTTTCAGAATTACCACCGCTCGGTGGCCATCGACAGCGCGCAACGCCTGTACGTGGGCACGCTCAATGGGGTGTTTCGGCTCGATGCCGCGCGACCTTCGGCCGTGATCGACGTGCTGCCCGGCACTACCGTGTTTGCCATGCTGACCGATTCGCGCGGGCGGGTCTGGATTGGCACCCGGCAGGGTCTGCTCCGCATCGGGCCCGATGGTAGCCGTACCAACGTGCCCATCCGAGCGGCCAATGCCGAACTGGTGCGGGCTATTTTTGAAGATCACCGGGGCGGTATCTGGATCGGTTTTGAAAACGCGGGCCTGTTTTATCTGGATCCCAATACGGGGCAGGTTACCCACCTGTCGGCAACGTCGGCGGGGCAGGGGTTGCTGGGCTCCACGGTCTACGCCATTGTCGAACAACCCAAAGGCACGATTTGGGTCGGTACCGAGTCGGGGCTGAACAAACTGACGCTTGGGCCAGCGCACCGAAATAGGGGAACCTCTACGCCGGGGCCGATAATGGTGGCGCAGTACACCGAAAAAGACGGCCTGCCCGATCCCTCAGTCAACGGTATTTTACCCGATCGGCAGGGGCATTTGTGGATGAGCACACTCAAAGGACTGGTGCGTTTCGAACCGGCCAATGCGTCGGTGCGGGTGTACCTGCCCACCCTTATTTTCAGCCATAACTGCCACTACCGCTTTCCCGACGGGCGGTTGGTGTTTGGCACTGCCGATGGGTTTGTGCTGTTCGACCCCGCCCGGATTCCGACCGACGATTCGCCCCCACGCGTGGTGATCGACAACCTCAAACTGTTTAACCGCGAAGTGAGCATCGGGCAAACGCTCAACGACGATGTTCTGCTGCCCCGTACCCTTTCTGACTTGCCAACCCTCCAACTGAATTACCGCAACAATGTGTTTACGGTGGGTTTTACGGCGCTTCATTTTGTGAACCCCGCCCGGAATCGCTACGGCTATCGGCTTGTAGGCTTCGACCGAAACTGGACGCTCACCGATGCGGGCAACCGGTCGGCTACCTACACCAACCTCGACCCCGGTACGTACCGGTTTGAGGTTCGGGCGGCCAACAATGTGGGGCATTGGGTGAGCGCACCCACCGTGCTGACGGTTGAGATGTTGCCGCCCCCCTGGAAAACCTGGTGGGCCTACACGTTGTATGTCCTGTTGCTGGCGGGGGCGCTGTACGCGGTTGGGCGGTATCTGCTGCTGGTGGCCCGTCAGCGGCAACAGTTGCTGTTTGAGCAGCGCGAGAAAGAGCAGATGCAGAAGCTCAACGGACTCAAGCTGGAGTTTTTTACCGACATCTCGCACGAATTCAGAACCCCCCTCACGCTCATTACCAGCCCCGTTGAAGATTTACTGACTAACCCGAATCTCGACCGGAAAACCCGCGCGACCGTGCAGCTGATTCAGCGCAACTGCCAGAAACTGCTCCATCTGCTCGACGAACTGATGACGTTTCAGAAACTCGAACAGGGTAAACTCAAGCTTAAACCGGAGGAGCTGGATCTAGTGGCTTTCGCCCGCGAAGTATTCGACAGTTTCGAACCACTGACGGTAAAAAATGGCCTTGATTACCGATTTACGGCCTCAACGCCTTCCCTGCGGTTTACGGGCGATCCCGATAAGCTCGAAAAAATTCTAAACAACCTCCTGAACAACGCCATCAAGTTTACGCCATCGGGCGGGTACGTGCAGTTGAAGCTGACGGTTAATCCCGGCCTGCAGCAGGTGGTGATCGAGGTGGAGGACTCGGGCAAGGGCATCACGCCCGATGAGCGGCAGCACCTGTTTGAGCGATTTTTTCAGTCCGAAACCAACAAGTATGGTGTTGGCGTAGGGCTTTCGCTCACCAAAAGTCTGGTAGAACTGCATGGAGGTCAGATCGGGGTAGAGAGTGAGCCCGGTCGGCGGACCTGTTTTACAATCACCTTGCCCGCGCCACTTGCCCCGCTTACAACCGCGGCTCCGCCGGTAGTGCGGGAGGTTGCGCCTGAGCCGCTTACCCCGGCTTTACCCACCCGCCCGGTTTTGCCGCTGCGCGACGACCGGCCGGTGTTGCTCATTGCCGACGACCATGATGATATCCTTGACTATCTCGAAGGGCTTTTTGCCCATAGTTACCGAATTGTCAGGGCTGCCAACGGGGTTGAGGCTCTGCGGGCGATTGGGAAGGGAGAACCTGATCTGATTATCAGTGACGTAATGATGCCCGAAATGGACGGGATCACCCTTTGCCGCACGCTCAAAACTGACCTGAACACCTGCCATATTCCGCTTATTTTGCTGACGGCTCGCTCGGCCATTGCGCATCAGATCGAGGGCATCGGTACCGGGGCCGACGACTACGTACCCAAGCCGTTTCATCCCGAACTGCTGCGGGTGCGGGTGCAGAGTTTGCTGGAGTCGCGGCAACGGCTGTTCGAAAAGTTTCGGGCGGGTGGGGCTGTTCTCCCTAAAGACATCGCCCGGAACCCGCTCGATGAGGCTTTCCTGCAAAAGGTGATGGACATTGTGACGGCCAACCTGAGCAACGACGAGTTTAGCGTGGAGCAACTCGGCGAAGGGGTAAACATGAGCCGGAGCAACCTATTTCGAAAACTGAAAGCCCTCACTGATCAAACCCCGGTCGAATTTATTTACTACCTCCGGCTCAAGCACGCGGAGCAGCTCCTGCTCGAACGTCGGCTGAATATTTCCCAGATAGCCTTTGAAGTTGGCTTCAAAAGTGCGTCGGCCTTCAGCAAGGCGTTTCGTAACCAGTTTGGCAAAGCTCCCAGCGAATATCTGAGCGATAAACTTGCCGGGCAGCTGTCACCCTAA
- a CDS encoding winged helix-turn-helix transcriptional regulator — protein MKKKAQVNDTPVCQVRMQAIGDAMSVLSGKWKFQILGTLIEGNKLGFMDLLREVRGIGTKMLSKELQDLEMNQLVSRTVMNTKPITVEYSITEHGKTLAPLILELASWGIAYRKSVYSQREE, from the coding sequence ATGAAAAAGAAGGCACAGGTAAACGACACGCCCGTATGTCAGGTTCGGATGCAGGCCATTGGCGATGCGATGAGCGTACTGTCGGGCAAATGGAAATTTCAGATCTTGGGTACGCTCATTGAGGGCAACAAGCTCGGTTTTATGGATTTGCTCCGGGAGGTTCGGGGGATCGGCACCAAAATGCTCTCAAAAGAGCTCCAGGACTTGGAAATGAATCAGTTAGTCAGCCGAACGGTAATGAACACCAAGCCCATCACGGTGGAATACAGCATCACCGAGCACGGCAAAACGCTGGCCCCGCTTATTCTGGAACTGGCCAGTTGGGGTATCGCCTACCGGAAATCGGTGTATAGTCAGCGCGAGGAATAA
- a CDS encoding ClpXP adapter SpxH family protein encodes MEELKNPLLCDPAEGICAIPDSTTGTTVSVQTADKPIKVLYFTDPICSSCWGIEPQLRKLKLEYGNSVEIEYRMGGLLPDWSYNSGGISKPSDVAHHWDEVSVHYDMPIDGDVWLEDPLASSYPPSIAFKAAQMQDKAKAVLFLRELRELVFLKKKNIAKWENMALAARKVGLNVDQLKADVDGKAKTAFEDDLKLARSMGVRGFPTLFFANNQGNGEVVYGTKPYSFYEVAVLKLHGNATKKEYGKDPQSLFSVYRSLTAKEYGELSGTPRATAEAQLDELTAQGYLEKLTTKNGSIWTKK; translated from the coding sequence ATGGAAGAACTTAAAAATCCACTCTTGTGCGACCCGGCCGAGGGCATCTGCGCCATCCCAGATAGCACCACCGGCACCACCGTTTCGGTACAAACCGCCGATAAACCCATAAAGGTACTTTACTTCACCGACCCCATCTGCTCATCGTGCTGGGGCATTGAACCACAACTGCGAAAGTTGAAACTCGAATACGGCAACAGTGTCGAAATCGAATACCGGATGGGCGGCTTACTGCCCGACTGGAGCTACAATAGCGGGGGTATCAGCAAGCCCTCCGACGTGGCCCATCACTGGGATGAAGTGAGCGTGCACTACGATATGCCTATTGATGGTGATGTTTGGCTTGAAGACCCGCTCGCGTCATCGTATCCGCCTTCCATTGCGTTCAAAGCGGCTCAGATGCAGGACAAAGCAAAGGCGGTGCTGTTTTTGCGCGAGCTTCGGGAACTGGTTTTCCTGAAGAAAAAGAACATCGCAAAATGGGAAAACATGGCTCTTGCCGCCCGCAAGGTGGGGTTGAATGTTGATCAGCTTAAAGCCGATGTCGATGGTAAGGCCAAAACTGCCTTCGAAGACGACCTGAAACTGGCCAGGTCGATGGGGGTTCGGGGCTTCCCGACGCTGTTTTTTGCCAATAACCAGGGCAATGGCGAGGTGGTATATGGAACCAAACCTTACTCGTTTTATGAGGTGGCCGTGTTGAAACTGCACGGAAACGCCACCAAAAAGGAATACGGTAAAGACCCGCAATCGCTCTTTTCGGTTTATCGTTCACTGACGGCCAAAGAGTACGGCGAACTATCGGGTACACCGAGAGCTACAGCCGAAGCACAACTGGACGAACTGACCGCGCAGGGGTATCTGGAAAAACTGACCACCAAAAACGGCTCGATCTGGACCAAAAAGTAA